From the genome of Hyperolius riggenbachi isolate aHypRig1 chromosome 9, aHypRig1.pri, whole genome shotgun sequence, one region includes:
- the LOC137531935 gene encoding uncharacterized protein encodes MDYKSGEITIRTHSEDSLSRIYDRFNRTENVPTRTKSCETRATDGRFQEKQCNFDPKCNETVGAVKLSGSSSAVGHETCTYTAVLGVEKLGQDNPVSGPIDRNSGDSERELRMVDSPPLVISGQSLAVPYTSNSDYGCKSVRMGGPCAGFQSTGSLAAAYEESVLKLQGINGGQVSPYSNSAFDNGKACAAKDRQLHSRSLHKSPRRNEITQTVDTSFGNLEHSRTDSVVAYSNSSKGFYEFTSRSTQSQTAIEYGVAIEQRCIPMDNIRLGNSSHRSVRQSREYQMSSVFLPERQRQSDGSRCSFSNMGLQSGICIPTIEPSTSGFEKDCSIQSESNSGRPELAAKIMVSSAAEVKSSRSITSACSGQFSVNSEAAGPRHQQMEVNSLVTEERILKSYGLSDKVIDTLIKSRKRNTRAIYLKYWKTYNLWKEQSGFKSNEIATVLEFLQSGVEKKLALSTIRVQISALSVFLDRQLATHPLIARFVRSIERNRPIAVKPFPKWDLSLVLKALTRPPFDSHKEMDLRLLTFKTIFLIAITSARRVSELEALSCRKPYCIFYKDRVVLRTSSEFIPKVGDIFYRSQEIILPTFYPIPTNDKEKERHLLDVRQILKDYLERVENLRKTEALFVNFTGKLVGQKASKRTIANWIKLCILEAYKIMEVVPPKNLKAHSTRGTATTWAFRAGASPLEICKAATWKNLGTFMRHYRLDRISSSDQDFGRKVLHAVSPP; translated from the coding sequence ATGGATTATAAGTCTGGAGAAATCACAATTAGAACCCACTCAGAAGATTCTCTTTCTAGGATTTATGATAGATTCAATAGAACAGAAAATGTTCCTACCAGAACAAAAAGTTGCGAAACTCGTGCAACAGACGGAAGATTTCAGGAAAAGCAATGTAATTTCGATCCGAAATGCAATGAGACTGTTGGGGCTGTTAAACTCAGTGGCTCCAGCAGTGCAGTGGGCCATGAAACATGCACGTATACTGCAGTCCTGGGTGTTGAGAAATTGGGACAAGACAATCCAGTCTCTGGACCGATTGATAGAAATTCCGGAGACAGTGAAAGAGAGCTTAGAATGGTGGACAGTCCCCCACTCGTTATCTCAGGGCAGAGCTTGGCAGTTCCCTACACAAGTAATTCTGACTACGGATGCAAGTCTGTCAGGATGGGGGGCCCATGTGCAGGGTTTCAAAGTACAGGGTCTTTGGCAGCAGCATATGAGGAGTCAGTCCTCAAATTACAGGGAATTAATGGCGGTCAAGTTAGCCCTTATAGCAACTCAGCATTTGATAACGGCAAAGCATGTGCAGCTAAGGACAGACAACTCCACAGTCGTAGCCTACATAAATCGCCAAGGAGGAACGAGATCACACAAACTGTTGACACTAGCTTTGGAAATCTTGAACATAGCAGAACAGACTCTGTTGTCGCTTACAGCAATTCATCTAAAGGGTTCTATGAATTTACTAGCAGATCTACTCAGTCGCAAACAGCTATCGAATATGGAGTGGCAATTGAACAACGATGTATACCAATGGATAACATCCGTTTGGGGAACTCCAGTCATAGATCTGTTCGCCAATCAAGAGAATACCAAATGTCGTCAGTTTTTCTCCCTGAACGCCAAAGACAATCCGACGGCAGTAGATGCTCTTTCTCAAACATGggacttcagtctggcatttgcattcCCACCATTGAACCTTCTACCTCTGGTTTTGAGAAAGATTGCAGCATCCAAAGCGAAAGTAATTCTGGTCGCCCCGAATTGGCCGCGAAGATCATGGTATCCTCTGCTGCTGAAGTTAAAAGTAGCAGATCCATTACCTCTGCCTGTTCAGGACAATTTAGTGTTAATTCAGAGGCAGCTGGTCCCAGACATCAACAAATGGAAGTTAACAGCTTGGTTACTGAGGAGCGGATTCTAAAAAGCTATGGCCTATCAGACAAAGTGATAGACACACTCATTAAGAGTCGGAAGAGGAATACGAGGGCTATATATCTGAAGTATTGGAAGACATATAATTTATGGAAGGAACAATCAGGATTTAAGTCGAATGAGATTGCTACAGTATTAGAGTTTCTCCAGAGTGGAGTAGAGAAGAAATTGGCTCTAAGCACGATTAGAGTACAAATTTCAGCACTTTCTGTTTTTTTGGACAGACAATTGGCCACCCATCCTTTGATTGCTCGTTTTGTGAGATCAATAGAAAGGAATAGACCTATTGCGGTCAAACCATTTCCGAAGTGGGATTTATCCTTAGTACTGAAGGCATTAACTAGGCCTCCTTTTGATTCCCACAAAGAAATGGACTTGCGTTTGTTAAcatttaaaactatttttttgatAGCAATTACCTCTGCAAGAAGAGTTAGTGAATTAGAGGCATTATCCTGTAGGAAACcctattgtattttttataaggACAGAGTAGTCCTTAGAACAAGTTCAGAGTTTATTCCAAAGGTTGGAGATATTTTTTACAGATCTCAGGAAATTATACTGCCAACTTTTTATCCGATTCCGACAAATGACAAGGAAAAGGAACGACATTTATTAGATGTGAGACAAATACTTAAAGATTATTTGGAAAGAGTGGAAAATTTAAGAAAGACTGAAGCATTATTTGTAAATTTCACAGGTAAATTAGTAGGGCAGAAAGCTTCAAAAAGAACGATAGCTAACTGGATTAAGTTATGCATTTTGGAAGCATATAAAATTATGGAGGTTGTACCCCCAAAGAATCTTAAAGCTCACTCTACGAGAGGGACAGCAACAACTTGGGCCTTCAGAGCTGGTGCTTCTCCTCTGGAAATCTGTAAGGCAGCAACGTGGAAGAATTTGGGAACGTTTATGCGGCACTACAGACTAGATCGGATATCTTCATCAGACCAAGACTTTGGAAGGAAAGTCTTACATGCGGTCAGCCCACCCTAA